From a single Pseudomonas cremoricolorata genomic region:
- a CDS encoding cytochrome C assembly family protein, whose protein sequence is MLSSPSLIPNLLAAGLYLLATLYHAMRIRQGSRADKRLLGLLGGLAVLAQGGALFFQLNTPLGLSLDFFSAASLIAVAVIALTLLACLSIPVENLLVLLFPLGAVTALLAQFAPAGTVPLTNEEPGILAHILLSILAYGLFTIAVFQSLLLLLQDYQLKHKHPSGLIRNFPPLQTMESLLFGFLWAGWALLSASLVSGWLFLDNLFAQHLVHKTSLACLAWVVFGVLLWGRTRLGWRGHKAIRWTLAGFCLLMLAYFGSKLVREFILHI, encoded by the coding sequence ATGCTCTCTTCACCCAGCCTCATTCCCAATCTGCTCGCCGCCGGCCTCTACCTGCTGGCGACGCTGTATCACGCCATGCGCATTCGTCAGGGCTCGCGCGCCGACAAGCGCCTGCTGGGCCTGCTCGGCGGCCTGGCCGTGCTGGCCCAGGGCGGCGCACTGTTCTTTCAGCTGAACACTCCGCTGGGCCTGAGCCTGGACTTCTTCAGTGCCGCCAGCCTGATCGCCGTGGCGGTGATTGCCCTGACCCTGCTCGCCTGCCTGAGCATTCCGGTGGAGAACCTGCTGGTGCTGCTGTTCCCGCTTGGCGCGGTGACCGCGCTGCTGGCGCAGTTCGCCCCGGCAGGTACGGTACCGCTGACCAACGAAGAACCGGGCATCCTGGCGCACATCCTGCTGTCGATTCTCGCCTATGGCCTGTTCACCATTGCCGTGTTCCAGTCGCTGCTGCTGTTGCTGCAGGATTACCAGCTCAAGCACAAGCATCCGTCAGGCCTGATCCGCAACTTCCCGCCCCTGCAGACCATGGAAAGCCTGCTGTTCGGCTTCCTCTGGGCTGGCTGGGCGCTGCTCAGTGCCTCGCTGGTGTCGGGCTGGTTGTTCCTCGATAACCTGTTCGCCCAGCATCTGGTGCACAAGACGTCCCTCGCCTGCCTGGCCTGGGTGGTGTTCGGCGTACTGCTGTGGGGCCGTACGCGCCTTGGCTGGCGTGGGCACAAGGCGATCCGCTGGACCCTGGCCGGCTTCTGCCTGCTGATGCTGGCCTATTTCGGCAGCAAGCTGGTTCGCGAATTCATCCTGCACATCTGA
- the rplS gene encoding 50S ribosomal protein L19, which produces MTNKIIQQLEAEQMSKEIPTFAPGDTVVVQVKVKEGERSRLQAFEGVVIAKRNRGLNSAFTVRKISSGVGVERTFQTYSPQIDSLAVKRRGDVRKAKLYYLRDLSGKAARIKEKLS; this is translated from the coding sequence ATGACCAACAAGATCATCCAGCAGCTCGAAGCAGAGCAGATGAGCAAGGAAATCCCAACTTTCGCACCCGGCGACACCGTTGTCGTCCAGGTTAAAGTGAAAGAAGGTGAGCGTTCCCGTCTGCAGGCGTTCGAAGGCGTCGTCATCGCCAAGCGCAACCGCGGTCTGAACAGCGCCTTCACCGTGCGCAAGATCTCCAGCGGCGTCGGCGTAGAGCGTACCTTCCAGACCTACAGCCCGCAGATCGACAGCCTGGCCGTGAAACGTCGTGGTGACGTGCGTAAAGCCAAGCTGTACTACCTGCGTGACCTGTCCGGTAAAGCAGCTCGCATCAAGGAAAAACTGTCCTGA
- the ffh gene encoding signal recognition particle protein: MFENLTDRLSQTLRHVTGKAKLTEDNIKDTLREVRMALLEADVALPVVKDFVNSVKERAVGTEVSRSLTPGQAFVKIVQAELEGLMGAANEELALNAAPPAVVLMAGLQGAGKTTTAGKLARHLKERKKKSVMVVSADVYRPAAIKQLETLANDIGVTFFPSDISQKPVAIAEAAIREAKLKYIDVVIVDTAGRLHIDADMMDEIKSLHAAVKPVETLFVVDAMTGQDAANTAKAFGEALPLTGVILTKVDGDARGGAALSVRAITGKPIKFIGMGEKSEALEPFHPDRIASRILGMGDVLSLIEQAEQTIDKAKADKLAKKLKKGKGFDLEDFRDQLLQMKNMGGLGGLMDKLPSIGGVNLSQMGNAQGAAEKQFKQMEAIINSMTPAERRDPELLSGSRKRRIALGSGTQVQDVGRLIKQHKQMQKMMKKFSSKGGMSKMMRGLGGMLPGGGMPKL; encoded by the coding sequence ATGTTCGAAAACCTGACCGACCGCCTGTCACAGACGCTGCGCCACGTTACCGGCAAGGCCAAGCTGACCGAAGACAACATCAAGGACACCTTGCGCGAAGTGCGCATGGCGCTGCTTGAGGCCGACGTGGCCCTGCCGGTGGTCAAGGATTTCGTCAACAGCGTGAAAGAACGTGCGGTCGGCACCGAGGTGTCGCGCAGCCTGACCCCGGGTCAGGCGTTCGTGAAGATCGTCCAGGCCGAACTCGAAGGCCTGATGGGTGCGGCCAACGAAGAGCTGGCGCTCAACGCGGCGCCCCCCGCCGTGGTGCTCATGGCCGGCCTGCAGGGTGCGGGCAAGACCACCACCGCTGGCAAGCTGGCGCGCCACCTCAAGGAGCGCAAGAAGAAGAGCGTGATGGTGGTGTCGGCCGACGTCTATCGTCCTGCCGCGATCAAGCAGCTCGAAACCCTGGCCAACGACATCGGCGTGACCTTCTTCCCGTCCGATATCAGCCAGAAGCCGGTAGCCATCGCCGAGGCGGCGATTCGCGAGGCCAAGCTCAAGTACATCGACGTGGTGATCGTCGACACCGCCGGCCGTCTGCACATCGACGCCGACATGATGGACGAGATCAAGTCCCTGCATGCCGCGGTCAAGCCTGTGGAAACGCTGTTCGTGGTCGACGCCATGACCGGTCAGGACGCGGCCAACACCGCCAAGGCCTTCGGTGAAGCGCTGCCGCTGACCGGTGTGATTCTCACCAAGGTCGATGGCGATGCCCGTGGCGGTGCTGCCCTCTCGGTGCGCGCCATCACCGGCAAGCCGATCAAGTTCATCGGCATGGGCGAGAAGAGCGAAGCCCTCGAGCCGTTCCACCCTGATCGTATCGCCTCGCGCATCCTGGGTATGGGCGATGTGCTCAGCCTGATCGAGCAGGCCGAGCAGACCATCGACAAGGCCAAGGCCGACAAGCTCGCCAAGAAGCTGAAGAAGGGCAAGGGCTTCGACCTCGAAGACTTCCGCGACCAACTGCTGCAAATGAAGAATATGGGCGGCCTCGGTGGCCTGATGGACAAGCTGCCGAGCATCGGCGGCGTCAACCTGTCGCAGATGGGCAATGCCCAGGGCGCGGCCGAGAAGCAGTTCAAGCAGATGGAAGCGATCATCAACTCGATGACCCCGGCCGAGCGCCGCGATCCTGAATTGCTCAGTGGCTCGCGCAAGCGCCGCATCGCCCTGGGTTCCGGCACCCAGGTGCAGGATGTCGGACGGCTGATCAAGCAGCACAAGCAGATGCAGAAAATGATGAAGAAATTCTCCAGCAAAGGCGGCATGTCGAAGATGATGCGCGGGCTGGGCGGAATGCTGCCAGGCGGCGGCATGCCGAAGCTGTAA
- a CDS encoding transporter associated domain-containing protein, producing the protein MYTLPHATLLGILALALLWSVLLSTVDAAAQIPPADEDDAPALPAQALVLGASLGKLLVLGLACLEGWRHFSEHGFWLSGLGAALTLLVLSEYLPRRLARRYPRGCLNLGRQVLRVPLWLLQPLACLLDACARLLLRPLRRQAAQATAVGATDDPFDDQASPGPVRPGISRGVQALEGVTVNDILVPRNDVDGINLDDPIERISAQLLGSQHTRLPVFHADINQVEAVLNIKLVRHLLSAGALTKDALLAACHPPYFIPETTPLQLQLLNFHKQQRRMAMVVDEYGEVLGIVTLEDLLEEIVGEFEQEQHLNNPHIETQADGRFIIDGATTLREINRCLGWHLPCDGAPKTLNGLVIEALESIPETAVCLRIGRYRLEILETQDNCASKVLAWNVGSSLAARR; encoded by the coding sequence ATGTACACCCTGCCGCATGCCACCCTGCTCGGTATCCTGGCCCTGGCGCTGCTCTGGTCGGTGCTGTTGAGCACGGTCGACGCCGCCGCCCAAATACCCCCCGCCGATGAAGACGACGCTCCTGCGCTGCCTGCCCAGGCCCTGGTGCTTGGCGCCAGCCTCGGCAAGCTGCTGGTGCTGGGCCTGGCCTGCCTGGAGGGCTGGCGCCACTTCAGTGAGCACGGTTTCTGGCTGTCCGGTCTGGGCGCGGCGCTGACCCTGCTGGTGCTCAGCGAATACCTGCCGCGGCGTCTGGCCCGGCGCTACCCGCGCGGCTGTCTGAACCTGGGACGACAAGTGCTGCGCGTGCCGCTCTGGCTACTGCAACCACTGGCCTGCCTGCTAGATGCCTGCGCACGCCTGCTGCTGCGACCGCTGCGCCGGCAGGCCGCCCAAGCCACTGCAGTGGGCGCGACCGACGATCCGTTCGACGACCAAGCCAGCCCCGGCCCTGTGCGCCCTGGCATTTCCCGCGGTGTACAGGCCCTCGAAGGGGTCACCGTCAATGACATTCTGGTACCGCGCAACGATGTCGACGGCATCAACCTCGACGACCCGATCGAACGGATCAGCGCGCAATTGCTGGGCAGCCAGCACACTCGCCTGCCGGTATTCCATGCCGACATCAATCAGGTCGAGGCCGTGCTCAACATCAAGCTGGTGCGCCATTTGCTGAGCGCGGGCGCACTGACCAAGGACGCACTCCTGGCGGCCTGCCATCCGCCCTACTTCATTCCAGAAACCACACCCCTGCAATTGCAGCTGCTGAACTTTCACAAGCAGCAGCGGCGCATGGCGATGGTGGTCGACGAGTACGGCGAAGTGCTCGGCATCGTGACCCTAGAAGACTTGCTGGAAGAAATCGTCGGCGAGTTCGAGCAGGAACAGCACCTGAACAACCCGCACATCGAAACCCAGGCCGATGGCCGCTTCATCATCGACGGCGCCACCACCTTGCGGGAAATCAACCGCTGCCTGGGCTGGCACTTGCCCTGCGACGGCGCACCGAAGACCCTCAATGGCCTGGTCATCGAAGCCCTTGAAAGCATTCCCGAAACCGCTGTGTGCTTGAGGATCGGCCGCTACCGCCTGGAAATTCTCGAAACCCAGGACAACTGCGCGAGCAAGGTGCTGGCCTGGAACGTGGGTTCGTCGCTAGCGGCGCGGCGCTGA
- the thrC gene encoding threonine synthase has translation MRYISTRGQAPALNFEDVLLAGLASDGGLYVPENLPRFTQEEIASWAGLPYHELAFRVMRPFVAGSIADADFKQILEQTYGAFAHAAVAPLRQLNGNEWVMELFHGPTLAFKDFALQLLGRLLDHVLAKRNERVVIVGATSGDTGSAAIEGCRQCENVDIFILHPHQRVSEVQRRQMTTILGENIHNIAIEGNFDDCQEMVKASFADQSFLKGTRLVAVNSINWARIMAQVVYYFHAALQLGGPARSVAFSVPTGNFGDIFAGYLARNMGLPISQLVVATNRNDILHRFMSGNQYVKQTLHATLSPSMDIMVSSNFERLLFDLHGRNGAAIAGLMDTFRQGGGFSVDDDRWSEARKLFDSLAVSDEQTCETIAEVFASTGEVLDPHTAIGVRAARECRRSLDTPMVVLGTAHPVKFPEAVEKAGVGKALELPPHLSDLFSREERCTVLANDLKTVQAFVSQHGNRGKPL, from the coding sequence ATGCGCTATATCAGTACCCGCGGCCAGGCGCCGGCCCTGAATTTCGAAGATGTCTTGCTGGCCGGCCTTGCCAGTGATGGCGGTCTCTACGTGCCAGAGAACCTGCCGCGCTTCACCCAGGAAGAAATCGCTTCCTGGGCCGGCCTGCCGTACCACGAGCTGGCCTTCCGGGTGATGCGCCCGTTCGTTGCCGGCAGCATCGCCGATGCCGATTTCAAGCAGATTCTCGAGCAGACCTACGGTGCCTTCGCCCACGCGGCCGTGGCGCCGCTGCGTCAGCTCAATGGCAATGAATGGGTCATGGAACTGTTCCATGGCCCGACCCTGGCCTTCAAGGACTTCGCCCTGCAACTGCTCGGCCGCCTGCTCGACCATGTGCTGGCCAAGCGCAACGAGCGTGTGGTGATCGTCGGTGCCACCAGTGGTGACACCGGTTCTGCCGCCATCGAAGGCTGCCGCCAGTGCGAAAACGTCGACATCTTCATCCTCCACCCGCACCAGCGTGTGTCTGAGGTGCAGCGCCGGCAGATGACCACCATCCTCGGCGAAAACATCCATAACATCGCCATCGAGGGCAACTTCGACGACTGCCAGGAGATGGTCAAGGCCAGCTTCGCTGATCAGTCGTTCCTCAAGGGCACGCGCCTGGTAGCGGTCAACTCGATCAACTGGGCGCGGATCATGGCCCAGGTCGTCTACTACTTCCACGCCGCCCTGCAGCTCGGTGGCCCGGCACGTTCGGTGGCGTTCTCGGTGCCGACCGGCAACTTCGGCGACATCTTCGCCGGTTACCTTGCGCGCAACATGGGCCTGCCGATCAGTCAGCTGGTGGTGGCAACCAACCGTAACGACATCCTGCACCGCTTCATGAGCGGCAACCAGTACGTCAAGCAAACCCTGCACGCCACCTTGTCGCCGTCGATGGACATCATGGTCTCGTCCAACTTCGAGCGCCTGCTGTTCGACCTGCACGGTCGCAACGGCGCCGCGATTGCCGGTTTGATGGACACCTTCCGCCAAGGCGGCGGCTTCAGCGTCGATGACGATCGCTGGAGCGAGGCGCGCAAGCTGTTCGACTCGCTGGCCGTCAGCGATGAGCAAACCTGCGAAACCATCGCCGAGGTGTTCGCCAGCACGGGTGAGGTGCTCGATCCGCATACCGCCATTGGCGTGCGCGCGGCCCGCGAATGCCGCCGCAGCCTGGACACCCCGATGGTGGTGCTGGGTACCGCGCATCCAGTCAAGTTCCCCGAAGCGGTGGAGAAGGCTGGCGTCGGCAAGGCGTTGGAGCTGCCCCCTCACCTGAGCGACCTGTTCAGCCGTGAAGAGCGCTGCACGGTCCTGGCCAACGACCTGAAAACTGTTCAGGCGTTCGTCAGCCAACACGGCAACCGCGGCAAGCCGCTGTAA
- the rpsP gene encoding 30S ribosomal protein S16, translating into MLTIRLARGGSKKRPFYQLTVTDSRNPRDGSHIEQVGFFNPVARGQEVRLSVKEDRVAHWLSVGAQPSERVAQLLKEAAKAAA; encoded by the coding sequence ATGCTAACCATCCGTCTTGCCCGTGGCGGCTCCAAAAAGCGCCCATTCTACCAACTGACCGTAACCGACTCGCGTAACCCGCGTGACGGCTCCCACATCGAGCAGGTTGGCTTCTTCAACCCTGTCGCTCGTGGTCAGGAAGTTCGCCTGTCCGTTAAAGAAGATCGCGTCGCTCACTGGCTGAGCGTTGGCGCGCAGCCGTCTGAGCGCGTTGCTCAGCTGCTGAAGGAAGCGGCCAAGGCTGCAGCCTGA
- the rimM gene encoding ribosome maturation factor RimM (Essential for efficient processing of 16S rRNA) gives MSATPEMADDLIVVGKIFSVHGVRGEVKVFSFTDPIENLLDYRHWTLRREGSVKQVELVSGRSTQKDLVAKLKGLDDRDEARLLSGYEICISRSLLPNLSEDEYYWHQLVGLSVINQDEQLFGKVDHLLETGANDVVVVKPCTGSLDDRERLLPYTRQCVLAIDLEAGVMRVEWDADF, from the coding sequence ATGAGCGCGACGCCAGAAATGGCTGACGACCTCATCGTCGTTGGCAAGATTTTTTCGGTTCACGGCGTTCGCGGCGAGGTGAAGGTCTTTTCCTTTACCGATCCGATTGAAAACCTGTTGGATTACCGTCACTGGACGCTTCGGCGTGAAGGGTCGGTCAAACAGGTCGAGCTGGTGAGTGGCCGTTCCACGCAAAAGGATCTGGTCGCGAAACTCAAAGGGCTAGACGATCGTGACGAAGCACGTCTTCTGAGCGGTTACGAGATCTGTATCTCACGCAGCCTTTTGCCCAACTTGAGCGAAGACGAATACTACTGGCATCAACTGGTAGGTCTGAGCGTCATCAACCAGGACGAACAACTGTTCGGCAAGGTCGATCACCTGTTGGAAACCGGCGCCAATGATGTAGTAGTGGTCAAGCCTTGCACGGGCAGCCTGGATGATCGTGAGCGTCTGTTGCCGTATACCCGGCAATGCGTGCTGGCAATCGACCTGGAAGCAGGTGTGATGCGGGTCGAATGGGATGCGGATTTCTGA
- the xerD gene encoding site-specific tyrosine recombinase XerD, whose product MPALDHPLIDPFLDALWLEKGLSANTRVSYKSDLTLFNGWLDERGVDLAQAGRDSILDHLAWRLDQGYKPRSTARFISGVRGFYRYLLREKLIAVDPTLLVEMPQLGRPLPKSLSEADVEALLQAPDLAEAIGQRDRAMLEVLYACGLRVTELISLTLDQINLRQEVVRVMGKGSKERLVPMGEEAVVWLERYLRHGRAELLDERPSDVLFPSLRGEQMTRQTFWHRIKHHAKVAGIDKPLSPHTLRHAFATHLLNHGADLRVVQMLLGHSDLSTTQIYTHVAKARLQQLHAQHHPRG is encoded by the coding sequence ATGCCTGCACTGGACCACCCCTTGATCGACCCTTTTCTCGATGCGCTCTGGCTCGAGAAAGGTCTTTCCGCCAATACCCGTGTCTCCTACAAGAGCGACCTGACCCTGTTCAATGGCTGGCTGGACGAGCGCGGTGTCGATCTGGCGCAGGCGGGGCGCGACTCGATTCTCGATCATCTCGCCTGGCGTCTGGATCAAGGCTACAAGCCGCGATCGACGGCGCGTTTCATTTCGGGGGTGCGGGGCTTTTATCGCTATCTCCTGCGCGAGAAGCTGATAGCGGTCGACCCGACGCTGCTGGTGGAAATGCCGCAGTTGGGGCGGCCACTGCCCAAGTCGCTGTCCGAAGCCGATGTCGAAGCGCTGTTGCAGGCCCCCGATCTGGCCGAGGCGATCGGTCAGCGTGACCGCGCCATGCTGGAGGTGCTGTACGCCTGCGGCCTGCGGGTCACCGAGCTGATCAGCCTGACCCTCGATCAGATCAACCTGCGCCAGGAGGTGGTGCGGGTGATGGGCAAGGGCAGCAAGGAACGGCTGGTGCCCATGGGTGAGGAGGCCGTGGTCTGGCTGGAGCGCTACCTGCGCCATGGCCGAGCCGAGCTGCTCGACGAGCGGCCCAGCGACGTGCTGTTTCCCAGCCTGCGCGGCGAGCAGATGACCCGTCAGACCTTCTGGCACCGTATCAAGCACCACGCCAAGGTCGCCGGAATCGACAAGCCGCTGTCGCCGCACACCTTGCGCCACGCTTTCGCCACGCATCTGCTCAACCACGGCGCCGACCTGCGTGTGGTGCAGATGCTGCTCGGCCACAGCGACCTGTCGACCACGCAGATCTATACCCACGTGGCCAAGGCACGGCTGCAGCAGTTGCACGCGCAGCACCACCCGCGCGGATGA
- the trmD gene encoding tRNA (guanosine(37)-N1)-methyltransferase TrmD — translation MGNLRVEVVTLFPEMFSAITEYGITSRAVKQGLLQLTCWNPRDYTTDRHHTVDDRPFGGGPGMVMKIKPLEDALASARQATGASAKVIYLSPQGRTLTQQAVKGLAEQESLILIAGRYEGIDERFIEAHVDEEWSIGDYVLSGGELPAMVLIDAVTRLLPGALGHVGSAEEDSFTDGLLDCPHYTRPEVYADQRVPDVLLSGNHAHIRQWRLKQSLGRTFERRADLLESRSLSGEEKKLLEEYLRERNDS, via the coding sequence ATGGGCAACCTTCGAGTAGAAGTCGTCACGCTGTTCCCTGAGATGTTTTCGGCCATTACCGAGTACGGCATTACCAGCCGCGCGGTGAAGCAGGGGTTGTTGCAACTGACCTGCTGGAATCCGCGGGACTACACCACTGATCGCCACCACACGGTGGATGATCGGCCTTTTGGCGGTGGTCCGGGGATGGTGATGAAGATCAAGCCTCTGGAAGACGCCCTGGCCAGCGCCAGGCAAGCGACCGGAGCATCGGCGAAGGTGATTTACCTCTCGCCACAAGGCCGCACGCTGACTCAGCAAGCGGTCAAAGGCCTGGCTGAACAGGAGTCGTTGATCCTGATCGCCGGTCGTTACGAAGGCATCGACGAGCGTTTTATCGAAGCTCATGTCGATGAAGAGTGGTCGATTGGCGACTATGTACTGTCTGGTGGCGAGCTGCCGGCCATGGTGTTGATCGATGCGGTTACACGACTGCTGCCCGGAGCTTTGGGGCATGTGGGTTCGGCGGAGGAAGACTCCTTCACCGATGGCCTGCTTGATTGCCCGCACTACACCCGACCTGAGGTGTATGCGGATCAGCGTGTACCCGACGTGTTGCTCAGTGGCAACCATGCACACATCCGGCAATGGCGGTTGAAGCAGTCCTTAGGCAGGACATTCGAACGTCGCGCCGATCTTCTGGAAAGTCGCTCGCTTTCTGGAGAAGAGAAGAAGCTGCTCGAGGAATACCTCCGAGAGCGGAACGATAGTTAA
- a CDS encoding DsbC family protein — MRVTRIFAAAALALCSTLAAAAATDANTGAEQAIRKTLQSLELDVPVESVSSSPVGGLYEVKLQGGRVLYASPDGQFVMQGYLYQIQDGKPVNLTEKTERQGVAKLINGIPAAEMVIYPAKGETKSHITVFTDTTCPYCHKLHAEVPELNRRGIEVRYLAFPRQGIGSDGDQQLQAVWCSSDRRAAMDKMVDGKDIKAAKCANPVGKQFELGQSIGVNGTPAIVLESGQVIPGYQPAPQVAKLALAK; from the coding sequence ATGCGCGTGACCCGGATTTTCGCAGCTGCCGCCCTGGCGCTGTGCAGCACCCTTGCCGCTGCGGCGGCGACCGACGCCAATACCGGCGCCGAACAGGCAATTCGCAAGACCCTGCAAAGCCTTGAACTGGATGTGCCGGTGGAAAGCGTTTCCAGCAGTCCGGTCGGCGGCCTGTACGAAGTCAAGCTGCAAGGCGGTCGAGTACTGTATGCCAGCCCCGATGGACAGTTCGTCATGCAGGGCTACCTGTATCAGATTCAGGATGGCAAGCCGGTGAACCTCACCGAAAAGACCGAGCGTCAGGGTGTGGCCAAGCTCATCAATGGCATCCCGGCCGCCGAAATGGTGATTTACCCTGCCAAGGGCGAGACCAAGTCTCACATCACCGTGTTCACCGACACCACCTGCCCGTATTGCCACAAGCTGCACGCCGAAGTGCCCGAGCTCAACCGCCGCGGTATCGAAGTGCGCTACCTGGCCTTCCCGCGCCAGGGCATCGGCTCTGACGGCGACCAGCAGCTGCAGGCGGTGTGGTGCTCCAGCGACCGCCGTGCGGCGATGGACAAGATGGTCGATGGCAAGGACATCAAGGCTGCCAAGTGCGCCAACCCGGTCGGCAAGCAGTTCGAGCTGGGCCAGTCGATCGGTGTCAATGGCACACCGGCCATCGTTCTGGAAAGCGGCCAGGTGATTCCGGGCTACCAGCCGGCGCCGCAGGTGGCCAAGCTGGCCCTGGCCAAGTAA
- a CDS encoding homoserine dehydrogenase, producing the protein MKPVKVGICGLGTVGGGTFNVLQRNAEEIARRAGRGIEVAQIAMRSPNPNCQITGTPITADVFEVASNPEIDIVIELIGGYTIARDLVLKAIDNGKHVVTANKALIAVHGNEIFARARDKGVIVAFEAAVAGGIPVIKAIREGLSANRINWLAGIINGTGNFILTEMREKGRAFPDVLAEAQALGYAEADPTFDVEGIDAAHKLTILASIAFGIPLQFEKAYTEGITQLTTADVNYAEALGYRIKHLGVARSTAAGIELRVHPTLIPSDRLIANVNGVMNAVMVNGDAAGSTLYYGAGAGMEPTASSVVADLVDVVRAMTSDPENRVPHLAFQPDSLSSHPILPIEACESAYYLRIQAKDHPGVLAQVASILSERGINIESIMQKEAEEQDGLVPMILLTHRVIEQNINDAIVALEDLQDVVGNVVRIRVEQLN; encoded by the coding sequence GTGAAACCGGTCAAAGTAGGCATCTGTGGGTTGGGGACCGTCGGTGGCGGAACCTTCAATGTGCTTCAGCGTAACGCCGAGGAGATCGCCCGCCGTGCCGGGCGCGGTATTGAAGTGGCACAGATCGCCATGCGCTCGCCCAACCCGAACTGCCAGATTACCGGTACCCCCATTACCGCCGATGTGTTCGAGGTCGCCAGCAACCCGGAAATCGACATTGTCATCGAGCTGATCGGTGGCTACACCATCGCCCGCGACCTGGTGCTAAAGGCCATCGACAATGGCAAGCACGTGGTCACCGCGAACAAGGCGCTGATCGCCGTACACGGCAACGAGATCTTCGCCCGCGCCCGCGACAAGGGTGTGATCGTCGCCTTCGAAGCGGCGGTGGCCGGCGGTATCCCGGTGATCAAGGCCATTCGCGAAGGCCTGTCGGCTAACCGCATCAACTGGCTGGCCGGCATCATCAACGGCACCGGCAACTTCATCCTCACCGAAATGCGTGAGAAGGGCCGCGCCTTCCCCGACGTACTGGCCGAGGCCCAGGCGCTGGGCTACGCCGAAGCCGATCCGACCTTCGACGTCGAAGGCATCGATGCCGCGCACAAGCTGACCATCCTTGCCTCCATCGCCTTCGGCATCCCGCTGCAATTCGAAAAGGCCTACACCGAAGGCATCACCCAGCTGACCACGGCCGACGTCAACTACGCCGAAGCGTTGGGCTATCGCATCAAGCATCTGGGCGTGGCGCGCAGCACCGCGGCCGGTATCGAGCTGCGCGTACACCCGACCCTGATCCCCAGCGATCGCCTGATCGCCAACGTCAATGGCGTGATGAACGCTGTGATGGTCAACGGCGATGCCGCAGGATCGACCCTGTACTACGGTGCTGGCGCCGGCATGGAGCCGACCGCTTCTTCGGTGGTGGCAGACTTGGTCGACGTGGTGCGCGCCATGACCTCGGACCCGGAAAACCGCGTACCGCACCTGGCCTTCCAGCCCGATTCGCTGTCTTCCCACCCGATCCTGCCGATCGAAGCCTGCGAGAGCGCCTACTACCTACGTATCCAGGCCAAGGATCACCCCGGCGTGCTGGCCCAGGTGGCGAGTATTCTTTCCGAGCGTGGTATCAACATCGAGTCGATCATGCAGAAGGAAGCCGAGGAGCAGGACGGCCTGGTGCCGATGATCCTGCTCACTCACCGGGTCATCGAGCAGAACATCAACGATGCCATCGTCGCCCTGGAAGACCTGCAGGATGTGGTCGGCAACGTCGTACGCATCCGCGTCGAACAGCTGAACTGA
- a CDS encoding acyl-CoA thioesterase — MTPRDQEIQRRTELSVTRVTKTVFPNTTNHHNTLFGGTALAWMDEVSFIAATRFCRLPLVTVSTDRIDFKHPIPAGTIVELVGSVIKVGNTSLQVQVDVFVENMYLDGRERAIHGVFSFVAIDEDKRPVPVLPHLSGEDAAAEPL; from the coding sequence ATGACGCCGCGTGACCAGGAAATCCAGCGCCGTACCGAATTGTCGGTCACCCGTGTGACCAAGACGGTATTCCCCAACACCACCAACCACCACAACACCCTGTTCGGTGGCACCGCCCTGGCCTGGATGGACGAAGTGTCGTTCATCGCCGCCACGCGCTTTTGCCGCTTGCCACTGGTGACGGTCTCCACCGACCGCATCGACTTCAAGCACCCGATTCCGGCCGGCACCATCGTCGAGCTGGTTGGCAGCGTGATCAAGGTGGGCAACACCAGCCTGCAAGTGCAGGTCGATGTATTCGTCGAAAACATGTACCTCGATGGCCGTGAACGTGCCATCCACGGTGTGTTCAGCTTCGTGGCCATCGACGAAGACAAGCGCCCGGTGCCGGTACTGCCGCACTTGAGCGGCGAAGACGCCGCCGCTGAGCCACTATGA